Genomic window (Oncorhynchus masou masou isolate Uvic2021 chromosome 26, UVic_Omas_1.1, whole genome shotgun sequence):
CACGGGGATAGCAGGGTTACAGCTCAGGGTTACAGCTCAGGGCTGCCCAAGGGTTGTCTGGAGGTGGTTGTGATCTTCATGTACTGGGTGAAAATCGCCTCGAAGGCCTCGTCTCGATGGATCATGGCACCGAACACCAGAGGCTGAGGAGACAGAAATCCACAAATCATATTTCATTTTACTCAGAAATATGTGAAGGATAGTAAAAAGGTCAAATGAGTCTTTATTTCCAAACCTTCTGTGTGGAGGGAGTGGCGATGGAGATTCCCATTCCTGACCCCGGTAAGACAGACAGCACTTTGTACTGGGAACAGAGACCAGAGAAGGTATCAGATAAATACAACTATGATCCATTCATTTCAAAAGGAATCTATCAGTTGCTGGAAGATGCACATCAGGATGTGACATCACAGAAAGGATATGACAAAAACATTGAATTAGTCAAGTGTGTAGATCGACACCTTCTGGATATCTGTGATGTCCGCCAGCTTAATGACCTTATTCTTCTTGGAGGAGGCCGATTTGGAACTGGAGCTCTCGAAGCACAGATAACTGAGACACAAAGAGACagatggtgagagaggaggaggagagaaccaaagatggagaggagagtcAGCGCAAATCATCCACTCTTGGATCTAGCGCCGAGAATCTGCAGCATAATGGCAACATTCCGTGGCATATTGTACACAGCAACATCAGAGATGGCACACCTAAAAGGATGAGCAGACCACTAGAGGTGAAAAGCTACTGTTATGAGAGGCTGTCTACCAGTTTAGTCTCATAGAGAATCCGTACGTGATGAGTTAGGTCTACTTACTTCTCTGTAACATAGAGCATGCCGTTTCGTATGTAGTCCGTTGGCATCTTCCTGTCTCTGTTGATGAGGCAGCACCGCCACCCATTctcacacactgtagacacacaaacagaaaaaCTGTTTATATTGATTTACTTCCACAAGCGGCTGGACAGCTCCCCAAATGTATtttaacaacaaacaaaaaagttaaatggaagaaaaataaaataaaaactcaatATTTTAGATGCAGTAAGTCCTCTGACCTGGTAGAGGGCGCTCATTCTCTGAGACGTTGAAGATCTCATGAAAGGCTCCCTTCTTGGTGCTATGAATCCTGGCGCTGTCAGCATCCAGGTTTACACCGCACGGGACGGTTGCTAGGCTACCTCTAGCCACCACAGGCTGAATCTAGAGAGggggtgtgggagggggggggggggggagacacacagagagggaggaaaatgagAAGAAGGAGTGTGGGAgcaggtgggggaggaggaggaggaagaagaggaataATTTTACTACAGAGCACTACTGTAGCCATCTTCCACTACGGATTCTCTCGGAGACTAAACTGGGAGACAGCCTCTCACAGAGATAGGAAACATAAGATGGAGGCCATTCATCTGTACACAGTAGGAGTATGTGCTCCTCATAACAAAAGCCTTGCAAACAACTTGTGTCTTATCTAACATCAGCCTCAGGGTGAGGTTCTCGTGCAAAGCGCAgagcagtccccccccccccacccagacACACTCATATCGACACAGTACACTTACAGTACATGTAGGTAAATCAGTCATCTTTGTTAGTTCCATTTCTAAGTGAGGACATCGCCATGTAAACTTAACTTATTGAATCGTCTATTCCATCCTCTACACTTCTGCCCTGAAGTGTGCACTGGTTCACTACCCCTCAATGTATAGATTTACGGTGGAACATTGCCCACCTGTTGTTTGCCTATGCATACTGACccccaccaatccaatgcttttagtgAAGGGTAAATCCCTGAAGGGGGGTGAGCGAGTGCACACGTCaggcagaggggggggggagggggatcagaagtcagtgtacagtacagacagaatgGTATAGTAGTGGATTAGTTAGTGTAATGCTGGGAGTGAGAGTAGGGAGCTCTGCAGATAAATGGCCAAGCCGtttacagctacagtacagtatacgcCCTCAtgctgcaggcaggcaggccggcCCCTAACTATACAGTCGATAGATGGGATTGTTTGTAACGTTACATAGAAGTAGATTAAGTCTTAGAATAGCAGTAGAATAAGTCTTAGCTACATAGTTGTGGAATTCAGACACACTAGTTAGCTCTGTTTTTCCAAGGGTTACCTGGCAAAATGATTTTAAAATCGAGTGATTGTTCTACTAAATTGGAATCACTAGAAAGTTTTACCTTACCTGGTTATCTTACCATCCATATGAAGGAATAGCAATTCTGTGTTCAAGAGGTAAACTATGTGGGAAATTAAAGGTGCTACTGTAAACCGGACTATAGTGTATTACTACTCTAGTCACATTGAAGTTGCTTTTAACAGTGGTGCTTTGGGTTTGTGGCAGCACACTGAACAACCTGGTTACTACAAGAGTATGTCTGGAAAAAATGGATTAAAACAAAATGTCACAAATCAATTCAGAATTGGTTCAAGTAAAGGGTTCAACATTATGCCATTATGGCCCACTAAAAGTGGatatttacattgacattttttTATCCATTTATTCAAACACTCAGTTAAATGCTGGGAGGTTTTGTCGTGaaccacacgcgcacacacacacacttatacatgTTTTAGCTGGTGGCACACACAGGCACTATGTAACGTAAGGGGACAGAGGCACACCAGAGTCCCTACCTTCTCAGACCcagacagctgagagagagaaacaaaacacaacgTATAGTTGACAGTCACTAAAGCAAAAGACCATCTAGCACCAATAACATTACGGCCAACTGCCTGAGGAAACAGACCAAGATAAGACATCGCAAACACTCAACACACggtcacatacagacacacacacacacacgacagaacATGACATTCAGGTGGCAGTGTCGAGGTAAATTAGGTTTGTTGAAAGGGCTCAATTTTTTAAAAAGTGGTTAAGGCTCATCGTGGTTATTTTTCTATCAAAAATATATGCTTGAGTTGTAGTAGATACTTTTGTAATGTGGTTATGGTTTAGTTATTTAGCATTTGGATAAGGGCTAGTGTTCGGGAAGTTTGGGTTGGATAAACAATTGGTTCCTTTCTCTATGGGGAGAGTTATTTGTGCGTGCCCAGAGTAAGTTGTCAGATGACAGTAAGGTTTGTcagatgacagtgtgtgtgtgtgttattgtatgCTGGATATGTTGCGTGCGTGTGTGGATATGCACATGTGCTTCTGTGTACGCACTCATAAGTGCGTGTCCTCACCCGTCGAGACATTGTAGCGTTGGTCCTCTCCTTCAACTGTGGATCAGTTGGTAGGTTGTTCCAGTCGATGTGAGGGGTGTCATATTTGTCCCTCAGCTTGGGACAGCTCTTAAACAAGAAGTCTATGATGAAGAACTTGATCCCTGCATACAGCCCTGAGAGAAAAAGAAAATACTTTAAAAAGCCAATTCTCttcagattaaaaaaaaaatgaaaaaagttGACAGTAATGTTGCTAAGCACAATGGAttgcacaaaaaaaaaatgttggtaTACTTTATTGTTTACACGTTTTATGCATTTCATAAAACGTGTGTCTGCTGTAAACTAAACATGCACCAACAGGGAACACACAGGAGAAGACTAATTGCTTTAGAGAGGAACAAACAATGAATCTCAGTGTGCCAAGAGACACAATGCCCCTGAGCAGCAATGAAGAGAACAAAGGGGTGTTTTTATATTGAATGTTACGTAACGATAGCATTTCactcagtgcgtgtgtgtgtgtgtgtgtgtgtgtgtgtgtgtgtggctgcagcagcgtgtctgtgtgtgtgtgtgtctgtgtgtgtgtgtgtgtgtgtgtgtgtggctgcagcagcgtgtctgtgtgtgtgtgtgtgtgtgtgtgtgtggctgcagcagcgtgtctgtgtgtgtgtgtgtgtgtgtgtgtggctgcagcagcgtgtctgtgtgtgtgtgtgtggctgcagcagcgtgtctgtgtgtgtgtgtgtgtttatgtgtgctggTACTCACCAATCATGAAGCCCACGAGTTTATAGGGCAGTATGCAGGAGGAGAGAAAGGTAACCCACAGGCTGATGTAGAGCTTCTGAGTGATCTCAGGCTGCACCCACATGAAtaggctgcacacacacacagagcgagggcGAGAGAGAAACCGTTTTGATTAACTATTCAGATCAACATCAGAGGGAAAGAGCGTAGAATGGTAAGACAATGAAACAGCCATTTCTTACTTACTTTTTTATTTTCTCCAAAACATCCGCCATCTTACCAAAAAGGTTCTGTGAAAAAAAGCCCCGAAAAATGACTTTCCCAAAACACACAATGTcttaatgtggtgtgtgtgtgtgtgatgacgtgCGTATTtatgcgtgcttgtgtgtgtcggTCTGGCTACTACTGTACCTGGGCTTTTTGTGCAACATCAAGCACTAACTGGAACTTTTCAGACACAGTCAAATCATCCTTTGACGGTTCCTGCACGAAACAAACCCAAACAAAATCAGCTCATGCCATAGGCAGGAAATACGACAGGCCACTTCCTGTGGGATCAGGAAGCTAAGAGGAAGTCATGTGAAATGGGAGGCGTCTTACTATAGGATCCGTAATGTCCGGCACAATGCTCCACTGAATCCTCCAACCTCTGAAAAGGGGAAAAAGGGAAGATATAaaaatgtcaacaacaacaaacaaactcTAAAAGCAGGACGGGCAACTGGCAGCCCGCACCTGCGGATCAATTTCAAATGATCTTACTGTTGAGAGTTCAAATAAAAGAACACACACATTTTGGTTGTGCATAAGCAGTTTCTCTTATGTCAGTCAACGACTGTCACGTAATTTGCCCGTGTCAGCTAAtattttttagattggtaaattagtctagcggcCAGCTATCCTTTGATTTTTAAGTCATTCACTCAAAATTAAAAtctgcattttttttttacctgcagTCTAGAGAGGGGGCCGTTAAAATGTTTTGTTTCGCAAAGTGGCAGGGAACAAAGTTTTGCTTAGGGTCTCTAAAAAGACTAGGGACGGTTCTGACTGCATGCGAGGGTCTGCCCATCCCTGCTCTAAATAGATTCTGTGAAAATGAGCTGCACCACATTAAATAGGTAGGTACAGTGTAATTACATTTAAGAGAGTGGAGTATGAATATATTGATCAAAACTTGGTAAATATGAACTCAACATGTAAAAGTATTGGTCccttgtttcatgagctaaaatataacgtgcacacacacacacttacttctttatgtccctgttagtgaacatttctcctttgccaaaataatccatctacacaaccggtcaaaagttttagaacaccttctcattcaagggtttctctatattttaattattttctacattgtagaataatagtgaagacatcaaaactatgaaataacacatatggattcatgtagtaaccaaaaagtgctaaacaaatctaaatatattttatatttgagattcttcaaatagccaccctttgtcttgatgacggctttgcacactccttggcattctctcaaccagcttcatgaagtagtcacctggaatgcatttcaattaacaggtgtaccttgttaaaagttaatttgtggaatttcttcatGCGTTTGAGTCattcacacttaaccagcatggctaatacagcattctgcagtgatacgccatcccatctggtttgtgctttgTGAGACTATCATCAttcttttcaacaggacaatgacccaacacacctccaggctgttgaagggctatttgaccaagaagaagagtgatggagtgctgcatcagatgacctggcctccacaatccccagaCCTCAACCAAAATTAGATGGTTTgggttggactgcagagtggaggaaaaacagccaacaagtgctcagcatatgtgggaattccttcaagacagttagaaaagctgtcaaggcaagtggcgactatttgaagaatctcaaatataaaatatatttggatttgtttaacacttttttgggttactacatggtGTTGATGTCCTcactaaaaataaaataaaaacctttgaatgagtaggtgttctaaaacttttgaccaatAGTGTACCTGACAGGTCggcatatcaagaagcggattaaacagagtgatcattacacaggtgcaacttgtgctggggcaataaaaggccactaaaaacgtgcagttttgtcacacaacacaatgcctcagatgtctcaagtttagagcgagtgtgcaattggcaagctgactgcaggaatgtccaacctGTTGCCAGATAAGATTAAATTAattcctctaccataagccgcctcaaaTGTTGTTTGAGAATTTGGTAGTGCGtctaactggcctcacaaccgcagaccacgtgtaaccacaccagtccaggacctccacatcacctgcggaatcgtctgagaccagccaaccgaacagctgatgaaactgggtttgcaccttaactttctgcacaaactgtcagaaaccttctcagggaagctcatctgtatgctcgtcgtcctcaccaggttCTTGACCTAGGCGTCGTAACCAAGTGGGCAAATTcccaccttcaatggccactggcacgctggagaagtgtgctcttcacggatcaATCTCGGTTTCAGCTGTACCGGGCAGACAGCGTGTATTGCGGCATGTtgacgagcggtttgctgatgtcaacattgaaCTGAGTGCGCCATGGTGGCGGTAGGGTTATggtataagctatggacaacgaacacaattgcattttacatattacccattgagcacgtttgggatgctctggatcgacgtatACGACAGCGTGTCTAAGTTcccgacaatatccagcaacttcgcacagccattgaagaggagtgggacaacattacaCAATCgtcagtctgatcaactctatgcgacaGAGCTGTGTCACCCACAATGAGGCaagtggtggtcacaccagatacggactggttttctgatccacgcatCTCTGACCAACAGAGGCATATCTgcatttccagtcatgtgaatccatagattagggctgaATTGATTTAGATTGGCTGATTTCCTGAGAAGAACTGTAAACTCCGTAAAATCTTTGAAAGTGTTGCATGTTTGCATTCACACCGTTCCATGTCCTTTCCTTACAGCTCAGCTAAAAAGAAGAAAGAAACCAAACCATACggatttgaatgaaaagtatttgTTTAAACATGAGAAAGGTGAATAGAAGAagcaaaccatttcaattgggctTCATGTCACAttaaacagtatataaacactAAACAGGccaggagccagacagggagccaAAGGAAGGAAAAATCATTATTTAGGGCTgtattatttcaaggctatagaatacaaagaaatacattgtgaagcatttgcgaGTGCTACACAATAGGCTGGTAGGGACATAAAGCCCTCagcattttgttgcgttacatcTGTACAGTCTATAAATTGTGATATACTAAGTATtaaattcaataaaaaaaaataaaaagtgccTTTGAATTCATTTTTATAATACATTTTTAGAAATCCGAGTTTGGCCAGTCTGGGGCTTCAGGCTTATGTGATGGTACATGGAGAGCCGGCCAGGAGCAGAGAATATCCCCTCACTTGCAGAGCCACTAGGGATGATAAACACCCTTTTGGCGAATCTTTTCAGGCTGTGCAGAGATGCAGAGTTGTTTAAAATATGTAGGTCTAAAAAGGTTTTTAGGCTAAATAACCCAATCAAAACAGAAAGCTCCTTGAACGTGGGAATATGCCAGGCCTATTGGGACAAAATCAATTATGGCCTAGTGTATAGAACAAAAAATGTACGAAATGTTTAAGCGATTTAGATTTGttataaatactttgctacaaCAACACTTCGTTATATATCCACCTTAGTTGTGGACACCTCATCACTGCACTCCCTTCTCTTGGTCCTCAGCTTTAtaagtcaccttgatttagcacctgtgtgttttatcacTTTATGAAAATACTTAGTGAACTCCATGACAGTGTAGCTGAGGTAGCACACGAGTAGACTACAGATGCATGCTGGGCCAGGCATGCCCCGAGCTCGCGAAGCGAGTGCTACCGGAACAAAATTGGAGTGGATGAGAAGTCTGACGCTCCAGTCTTTGGGAATTTGGGCACGCTCTGCTCGAGCTCCACTCACATACTCTGGTTCAGTGTAGTTGGATCACTCAGCGTCATCAATACATGACAATGTaatatcaatgtgtgtgtgtgtgtgtgtgtgtgtatgcatgcatgtctCACTTAGCAATGAGGTAATTCAAGGAGAGCCTCAGGATGGCCAAGAAGAGGAGCATGGGGATGGCCCAACCATGCCACGCAGCATTCATGTAGATCTGAGACCGGAGGAAACACAAATGGCATTCGTCATTTCATCCAGCACTTAGGCTGCATCCCATTTCTCGCAATCACTAGATGTAATATACAAGTCTTCCAAATGACAAGCACTACTGAATATAGTGGGAGATCTGGGACATCGAATGAGAGGAAGTTGAAGAGACAAACAGAAGAGACATTTGGTCGATGTCCATCTCTATGGAATAGCATTGTGTCAAAGTCGAGAGAAGGGTTTCCAGTAGTCAAACTCCTACAGTGACATATTAGTTTCCTTACCcggtaagcagtctatggacatggTATGACAGCGACCCATGCTTTGGTTTGGTTTTTCCGTCACCGTTACCAGATGCCAACTTTTTATATTTGTGGCACAACTCCAATGCAAGTCAACGGTACCAATATTAGCATTTTTGGGGgcttcatgtccaaatcatcctaAAGATACTCAAATGAATTGTGCAGCACAATGAAGTTACTTCTAGATGATTTGGACATGACTCGCATttctcttaaaaaaaaaaaaaaaaaaagaccgaTAGGAGCAGTTGTACTCACTATGAAGGAAATAGCTGAGGTGTACACGGAGTGCCAGTTGGATAAGGCGGAGAGGTTCCTCATGAAGTTAGTGACAGGTCTGGCTCCTCGCTCTGGGGAAAATACAAAATCAGTAATCAACTTGTCACATTGCAATATCTGACAGCAGGAGCTCAACGGCAGAAGGTATATGACTGTTCTGAGTGGGAATTCATCTATAAATACTCACTGAGTCGCCTCATGTTTTCTGTTAGCCTGGAGAGAGGGACGTACAAAACTGTAGCTGTTACGACAGGAATTTTAGCGTGCACTttacacagacaccacacagtgGGGGGAGCACAATCCTCAAACATCTACTAAAAGAGCAGAATGTTCCTGTGGAGGTACCGACACCTCAACCCACTGATCATTCTGTTTATGAGTCACACAGAggcaaggaggaggagaggaaagaatgAAGAGCTCAATCTATTTCTCTAGGTTCTCTCCACAAAGGTTTGCTACAATACATTCTACATTCTTAATTTCTAGAGCTTTCTACCTGTTGCTGCCAACTTTTATCCAATCCGTGTGCACTTCAaaacgtatgtatgtatgtatgtatgtatgtatgtatgtatgtatgtatgtatgtatgtatgtatgtatgtatgtgtgtgtttacagtactCGCCTACCTCGGTCACAGCAGCCAATGACCTGAAGGATGAGTAAACCCTGTACAATCTGATCTGTGCTGAGCAGCAAAATGAGCCAAGTCCTAAACTGAACCCAGCTAGCTTAAAGTGGAGCATGATGTATGAGTTGCATCTAGacactgatctaagatcagtgTGGAATTTAcccccctaatggttaaggttagaattgggGGATGGTGAAACTGATCCTAAATTAGTGACCGAGGGCAATGTCTATAGCCTCAGTCAATGGCTGCAGGGAGTGTGGTAGTGTGGTCAAGCCACCACCAGAGGGCACAGACACTATTCAGTGATGTGCAACATATGGAGAAGGTCCAGAGATCGAGTGTCTGTATAGGATTCACATCACTACTGTTAAGGTTGGGGTGAAAGACTACGGTTTCTGTGAGTGGTAGAGTACTGGCCATGTGGGGTGCAACAAAGTCACCATGTTCCGATACAGACTACTACAACGCAGCCTCTCAATGTGACTGCCGTTTTCACCACCTAGCTCAGTACTCACCTTTTAGTACATAGAAATACATTTACAAGAACAGACATTCCAATTTAAACCACTAATCCATGATGGGGTGGACCCATTCATTCTATTGTATTTCTAGGATTTTGACAACCCATCGTATGAGCACAACGACGCACCTTTTAGCGCTTAGCGGTTCCTCAGCCTCCACAGTGTTCTCCTCCGGGACGAAGCGGAAGTCTTCGATGTAGACCCCCAACCTGTCATAGAGCCACCTCCACGCCCGCAAGTACAGGGTCTCCCCCTGCGGCGGCTTCTCTTTGTCTGGAGGGGGCAGAGTTGAAGGTCACGGCCTCAATAGGCTTCTTTATTTGTTAGTAGGCGCTTCACGTTACTGCACACGAAGAGGACTGATTGTCTGTTCCTTTTGTCTTTCATCTCGTCAATGAACATTAATAAAATGCACATTTGAAAGACAGGGAACGAGGGAGAGCGAGGACAAGACAGACACAGGAAGAAAGACAGGGAAAGACAGGGAACGAGGGAGAGCGAGGACAAGAcagacacaggaagagacaggcaGCGCAGGTTTATAATTAGTACAATGAAGTTGCCTCCCTGTCGGATTGGAGTTTCTGTGACCAAGGGCAACTAAACTACCTGAAGCCGTTTATTAAATGAAGACGGGTAGAGAAGAAGATACAGGTCTGTAGATCGCCCTGTTAAGACGCTGGTTTCATTTAGAGTTAATACCAAAGACCCATTAACCTAAATTACACACTGAGCTCCTTGTGTGTCTCGTACAGAAACACAAATTCATGTACGCACATTCTACATTTGGCGAGGCTGCTCTAACTAACATCATGGGCCTGTTTGGCCTAGATTAAACCGAGCCCATTTCCTACAATAAAACCCTCACCAGTGTCACCAGCGCCTGAAGCTACTTGACAAACTGGTTCTGAAACCCTAAAACCGTGATCAGGAACCCTAAAATAAAACCCTCGCCAGTGTCACCAGCGCCTGAAGCTACTCGACAAACTGGTTCTGGAACCCTAAAAGAATCAAGATTTTTGCTTCTACAGTTCAAACTGTTCCGTCCTACGTACACAAACAGTGTCTTGCTTCCAGCCTGCTGGCAGATAGGCAGCCTGCCAGTAATCTGTGCTCCACACACACTAAAATATACATCTGGTAAACAGGATGTTTCGCGCCCAGAATGTGTTCTGCACTAAACACTGCTATTAAAGCTGCTCATCCTTACGGTTGGGTGAGAGTTTTAAAATTAACGGGGAAACggatactttttgaagaaatatGTTTTGAtacgagaacacacacacacacacacacacacacacaattaactTTGATGAAAAACAGGTATTCTGCATTGTCTCAAGTGATTCAAGATCCTTTGTGAGTGTGTTTGTCAATATGTGAAATCCCCCATGGAGAAAATAGATTCTCCAGCATCCtgaattccccccccccctttagaaTCAAAGGAAACGTCGGTCCCCTGTTCTTTTCCCGTCAGGTCTACAGCCCCACCGGGCTATCACTGGCTTCAACCAGACTCCTGAATGCCTTCCCACAGTCCCTGGCTGCCCTGTATTTCACAGATGGGAGTTACTGCTGTTTCTGACAAAGGTTTCTTCTGACCCAAGGCTCGTTAAATTCTGAAACCGGCATCTTATTTTAAAGATCTttacagatctgggatcagtgtGAGCAGTATCAATCTGGTCTCTTCAATCCATAAACCGTACAGATAGGGGGCGGTTTTTGGGGTTTACTATCAGTGGTCATAGGCGTTACACCATAGTCCACTTTCTGCCTTGCTTACCTGTGTCTTTGCCATTGGCAGCGGGCGTTGGAGACGGGGGTTTACGGGCAGGCTGTGGCGGCGAGTCTTCCAACCTGTTAGAAGAAAGAAGTATAGGAAAAACAGgaggagaaaaaaaaaagaaaaaaagattgTTTGTTTACATAGTGTTGCAAAGACTCATTCAAGTACACCCTTCATGGGATTTATGCCACCTCTAAATTTTGGTTATTTGATGTATAGTGTATCCTCATGCCCCCCTATGCCCTTGTAGACCTTACTGTAAGGACAAGGAGACATTCCACATGGTGGAAGGTCCTGTTGACAGGAGCTAAAATGCCACTGAAATCCATTCTGAACGGACTGGGTGAACACGAGGCTTTACTTAAAGGAACATTCAACCCAAAAACAATCTTTAGGTATTTGTTATGTAGTCCCAACATGTTTTGCATGTCACCAATCATGTTTTCAAGCTATTTATACCCGCTGGAGCGCAGGGTCATCCACCCCACTGAAGGACAACTCACTGGGGTAGGCAGGGTTGCAGCACTGaaggcagcacacacaccttgagttgttttatttaaccaggtcggccaggagagaacaagttctcatttacaactgcgaccttgccaagataaagaaaaacagtccgacaaaaacaacacacagaagacagacagacagacacaacgagagaccgacacacagacagagacagatgtgacCATCTCTAAGTGAGCAACACTTAGAGAATGAGATGACACACATTAtgttcccctcgctctctccatcaCCGACCTGGATTTTAGCACCTCGTTCATTCTCAGTTCGAGGTCGagcctcttccctctctccctctccagctcttCCTTTATCTTCTCCACATTTGTTTCCTCTCGTAGCTTCCTCAACTCCTCTTCTGAAAAACAACACATTAATGACTGGTATCATGATGGCAATAATGATTATCACCACATTTGTTTACCCCTGTTGTTAAtccacagacagacaaatagattCCAGAATACAATTTCCATTTGTTCAAAATCTGGTTTTGCAAAACCTTTGAGATGATCTGGATCATATTGTCACATCTTTACAAGGGGCCGTTTCAGAACAACAACAGTGTTATTCTGGTAGCTTCTGAGCTGTGATTACATTTCAACCTCTGCAGACTGCAGTACAGAATGATAATCATGGGATGAGATTGTGATCCTCTTACATTGTCCCACTTGGCTCCTTTCACTGCTATACTATGTATCCTGAGCCGAGCCACTGCGATGCTAAGAGGCTGGTCACTAGTCACAATACACAGCTGACAGAACACTCCGGTAAATTGTTTCACTAACGTTCCGTTTCTTTCTCGTTTCCTCTTTCAGTCTCACCGATACTCTTATTTCTTACtgacctccctcccttcctccctgcctccctccctgcctggctGACTCCAGTAGTGTCAGGTGTCATCAGGTGACTGGGCAGACCATGACTCCTCTCAGCCCCATGCCGGAGCTCAGCCTTGTGTTCATGCTCACACAACCAGAGTCTCATGAATACTGGAAGAGAGAGGGCAGCTCCTCTCACAAAGACTGGAGGCACATGGTTGATGAACATGGCACATAATCGGATACCAAAAGTGACGCCAGATTCAAATCTTTGCAAAGcgactgcaacacacacacacagcaaaaaaaGGAACAtactcactgtcaactgtgtttattttcagcaaacttaacatgtgtaaacatttgaatgaacataagtttcaa
Coding sequences:
- the gramd4a gene encoding GRAM domain-containing protein 4 isoform X2; this encodes MLKRLDKIRFRGQKRDDFLDLAESPNGSDNECGDDILLRTRPSLKTQDTEELGDPAGSGALNMAAAFQDFQRSESDRLNEVKGHLEIALLEKHFLQEELRKLREETNVEKIKEELERERGKRLDLELRMNEVLKSRLEDSPPQPARKPPSPTPAANGKDTDKEKPPQGETLYLRAWRWLYDRLGVYIEDFRFVPEENTVEAEEPLSAKRLTENMRRLKRGARPVTNFMRNLSALSNWHSVYTSAISFIIYMNAAWHGWAIPMLLFLAILRLSLNYLIAKGWRIQWSIVPDITDPIEPSKDDLTVSEKFQLVLDVAQKAQNLFGKMADVLEKIKNLFMWVQPEITQKLYISLWVTFLSSCILPYKLVGFMIGLYAGIKFFIIDFLFKSCPKLRDKYDTPHIDWNNLPTDPQLKERTNATMSRRIQPVVARGSLATVPCGVNLDADSARIHSTKKGAFHEIFNVSENERPLPVCENGWRCCLINRDRKMPTDYIRNGMLYVTENYLCFESSSSKSASSKKNKVIKLADITDIQKYKVLSVLPGSGMGISIATPSTQKPLVFGAMIHRDEAFEAIFTQYMKITTTSRQPLGSPEL
- the gramd4a gene encoding GRAM domain-containing protein 4 isoform X1 codes for the protein MKLCYDLRAGIAVHHAKVKPLKRGVLNMLKRLDKIRFRGQKRDDFLDLAESPNGSDNECGDDILLRTRPSLKTQDTEELGDPAGSGALNMAAAFQDFQRSESDRLNEVKGHLEIALLEKHFLQEELRKLREETNVEKIKEELERERGKRLDLELRMNEVLKSRLEDSPPQPARKPPSPTPAANGKDTDKEKPPQGETLYLRAWRWLYDRLGVYIEDFRFVPEENTVEAEEPLSAKRLTENMRRLKRGARPVTNFMRNLSALSNWHSVYTSAISFIIYMNAAWHGWAIPMLLFLAILRLSLNYLIAKGWRIQWSIVPDITDPIEPSKDDLTVSEKFQLVLDVAQKAQNLFGKMADVLEKIKNLFMWVQPEITQKLYISLWVTFLSSCILPYKLVGFMIGLYAGIKFFIIDFLFKSCPKLRDKYDTPHIDWNNLPTDPQLKERTNATMSRRIQPVVARGSLATVPCGVNLDADSARIHSTKKGAFHEIFNVSENERPLPVCENGWRCCLINRDRKMPTDYIRNGMLYVTENYLCFESSSSKSASSKKNKVIKLADITDIQKYKVLSVLPGSGMGISIATPSTQKPLVFGAMIHRDEAFEAIFTQYMKITTTSRQPLGSPEL
- the gramd4a gene encoding GRAM domain-containing protein 4 isoform X4, encoding MEDCCGPGPNFDGLVDGGWTNKIKSHKSNLNLKEELRKLREETNVEKIKEELERERGKRLDLELRMNEVLKSRLEDSPPQPARKPPSPTPAANGKDTDKEKPPQGETLYLRAWRWLYDRLGVYIEDFRFVPEENTVEAEEPLSAKRLTENMRRLKRGARPVTNFMRNLSALSNWHSVYTSAISFIIYMNAAWHGWAIPMLLFLAILRLSLNYLIAKGWRIQWSIVPDITDPIEPSKDDLTVSEKFQLVLDVAQKAQNLFGKMADVLEKIKNLFMWVQPEITQKLYISLWVTFLSSCILPYKLVGFMIGLYAGIKFFIIDFLFKSCPKLRDKYDTPHIDWNNLPTDPQLKERTNATMSRRIQPVVARGSLATVPCGVNLDADSARIHSTKKGAFHEIFNVSENERPLPVCENGWRCCLINRDRKMPTDYIRNGMLYVTENYLCFESSSSKSASSKKNKVIKLADITDIQKYKVLSVLPGSGMGISIATPSTQKPLVFGAMIHRDEAFEAIFTQYMKITTTSRQPLGSPEL